The DNA region GGACATTTATGCGGCAGGAGTTGCCGGTCTTATTTATGGACTTAGAAATAATCTACTTGACGGAGAGGAGATAAAGTAAATGGGCAATGAAAAGGAATTTTCAAGGAGAGATTTATTAAAGGTTTCAGCAGCAGCGGCGGCAGGGGCATGTGTGATAAACGGAATGCCTGTGTTTGCGGCAGGTAAATTTTCAGAAGCAAAGGCGGTTGAATTTGCAGAGCTTCCGCCCGCACACGCAGAGACTTATGATACTGCCTGCCGTTACTGTCATGTTATGTGCGGATACAAGGTTTATATCTGGCCCAAAGGCACAGGGCTAAAACCGGACAAGGCTAAATTTTATCCTGTTGAGAAGATGCGGGGCGACTGGCCCAATCCTGTTTTCACGGTTGAAGCCAAAAAGAACGGTAAAGACGTATCAATAATGATAGTGCCGGATAACAAAGACGTGGCAAGCGGATCAAACTACTCAGTCCGCGGGGCGTTCAATGCCCAGAGTTTGTATTCCGAGAAACTTCCGACAAGGATCCGTCTCAAAAAACCAATGATTCGCAAAGGCGGCAAGACAAGTCCTCTTGCGGAGGTTTCATGGGATGAAGCGATTGGATTCTGCGCGGAGAACTTTAGAAAAATTATCAATCAATACGGTCCTGACGCAATCGGCGCAGTTTACGGAGACTGGGGTTATCTGCAGAATACGCATGTATTGCTGAAGTGGCTCTTCACAGGAATTAAGTCCAGCACCCTTGCCGGCAACGGGTATCTCTTCTGGGGCGATGAAAGCTGGGGGCTTGCCGATGTGGTGGGTGCGGGCACCAGGTCGTTTACGTCGGAAGATTTTATAAAAACTAAACTCATTTTTTGCGCCGGAAAAAATCTAAAGGATACGGGTTCATCATGGTATTATCAGGCGTTGTCAACGGGCGGCATGAACAAGGGTGATATCAAAATGATACTGGTAGACCCGAGAAGGATTCAGATGGCAGAAGACGCAGAAAAAAGCGGCGGTCTTTTCCTCCAGATTAATCCGGGCACTGATGCAATACTCGGCGCGTCTTTGATGCATGTGCTCGTCATGCACGATTTGTATGACAAAGAATTTGTCCAAAAGCACACAACTGGTTTTGATACGCTCAAGCAGACTGTATTGAACAGCAGATTCGCACCTGAAAATGCTGAAAAGATTACCGGTATTCCGGCCGCAAAGATTATAGCAGCCGCTGAGATGCTCGCAAAGCATAAAGGGCAGACAATGGTGCTTTTTGAAAAAGGAATTATGCATCAGGTGACAGGATACGAAAACGAAGTCGCATACAGCGCTATGGGAATTATTCTCGGCAATGCCGGAAAACCAGGCGCGTGCACATCCAGAGCCGGCGGACATCCGAGAGGGACCTGGGCGGACCCGCCTGCCCCAAACGGCGCAAGTTCCATGAGGAGCATCTGTGAAAAAATTGATAAGGGAGAAATAAAGTCGCTCTGGGCGTACATCAGCAACATTTACATACAGCTTCCCAACCTGAGCAAATATAAGCCTCAGATTGATAAGATGTTTCTTGTCGTGAATGAGATTTATCCCACAGACACGACAGCGGCTGCAGATGTAGTCTTCCCTGCTGCCACATGGGGAGAATGGAACACCATACAGGCAAGCGAAGACAGGAGGCTTCATATTCAGCAGGGCTTTATGGAAGCCCCCGGCGATGCAAAGCCGGACTGGTGGATTGTTGCCCAACTGGCAAAGCGGATGGGTTTGAGCGGGTATGACTGGAAAAACGAACAGGAGATTTATGATGATGTAAGAGCGCAGACAAAAGGTTCATTTACCAGTGACATCTCAGAAATTGAATGGAAAGACCTTATAAAGTCAGGCACTAACGGCATTCAGTTCCCTTACAAAAACCGCAGGAGCATATCGCGGCTTTATTCTCTTGAGACAGAAGAAGTGATGGGAAGGCGCTTTAAACATGACGACGGCAAGGCGCACCTTGAACCTGTAAAGGCGCTTGCTGATTTTGACCCGTACAATCATCCTTTGAGAGACAAGATTACAAATGAGTATCCGCTCTGGATGATTATGCACCGGGCAAACGAAATCTGGAACACCGGCTATAACTTTTACAATAACGGGCTTAATGTACCGTTGACCCCGAATCTTTACGAGAGACTGCCCGAGCAGACTGTAAGCATTAATCCCAAAGACGCAAGGGCAATAGGCGTGAAAAGCGGAGACTGGGTTGCGGTTAATTCCAGAAACGGAAGTATGAAGGCAGTGGCAAAGGTAAACGGGCTGACGGCCCCCGGGGTTGTGGATGTCATGTCGCTTTATCCAAAGACTGAGTCAACGCCGAACATGGTGACGAGCGAGAAGGCGGACCCGAAGCTTGCCGAGTGGGACAGGATGGTGCCGGTGAATATTGTGAAGGTTTAAAAAGGGACGAATAAAAAGGCACTGAGGCGCAAAGGCGCTGAGGCACAAAACTTTGTTCTCCTACTTTGTGCCTTGGATGCTTTGTTCCTTTGTGCCTGTTTTTATGGGCGATATGACGGAACATTCACTTAACAGCAATGTCACCCGCCGCGGTTTTCTGAGAATAATCGGCTGGGGTTCTTTTTTTGTCACACTGGGGATATTAATCGGGGGGACTATGAGATTTTTATTCCCGCGCGTTCTTTTTGAACGTCCTTCAACATTTAAGGCTGGATTTCCTCACGAATTTGATAGAAAGGACAGGGCGGATGAAAACGGCGTTTTTGAGGTATATGAAAAGTGGAAAGATGAACATTCTGCATGTCTGGTGAGGGAAAAGAACCGCATATACGCCGTACATGTTAAATGCACTCATCTGGGATGCACGCCTAACTGGTTTGCAGATGACAGGATATTCAAGTGCCCGTGCCATGGCAGTCAGTTTCACAGCAACGGCGTAAATTTTGCAGGTCCGGCTCCGAGACCGCTGGACCGGTTTGGTATTTCAATTGCCGATGACGGCATGATTGTTGTAGATAAAAGCAGGGTATATACCTCTAAGGACTTTGATAAACGCGGAGCGTATCTTAATGTGTAATAGGCTCCTGATTTTTGATTAAAGCATGATAGAGAAATTCTGGAACAAATTAACCGGCTCCCAGCTTTGCAAATCCATATTCCGCCACGGTTATGAAGATACAACAAGAAACCGGGCGCTTCAGGTAAGGTCTAACGTATTCCTTCATCTTCATCCTGTAAGTGTGCCTGAACATGCCTTTAAAATACGTTTCACATGGTGTATGGGCGGGATAACTTTTTTCCTGTTTTTAGTAGAGGCATTCACCGGCGTATTTCTGATGTTCTACTATCATCCTATTCCTGAGTTTGCCTATCATGATATGAAGTATCTTGAATTTGACATCCCTTTCGGGATTATCCTCAGAAACATCCACAGGTGGGCGGCGCATCTGATGGTGTTTACAATCATTCTGCACATGCTGAGGGTTTTTCTTACAGGCTCATATAAACCTCCGAGGGAATTTAACTGGGTTGTCGGCGTGGTCTTAATAGTTTTGACTTTTTTGCTGAGCTTTACCGGCTATCTGCTTCCGTGGGACCAACTGTCTTACTGGGCTATTACGGTAGCTACCAACATGATGGGAGCAGCACCGTTTATCGGGCATGAAGGCCCGTTTTCAGTTGTTAATAAATATAATGATATCCGTTTTGTTGTGTTAGGCAGCACAGAGATAGGGACAAACGCTCTTCTGAGGTTTTATGTGATGCATATTATAGTATTGCCTGCGGCTGCAATCATTTTTATGGCAGTTCACTTCTGGAGAATCAGGAAAGACGGGGGCATATCAGGACCTTTATGAGAGGCACGAAGGCGCAGAGAAGAAAAATTTAGTGCCAGAATAATATTATGGAACGCTCTAAAAGTAAAAAACATTTCGTCTGGCCGGACCTGGCATTTAAGGAATTTTTAACGATTATTGCTTTAACAATTATATTGATAATATGGGGTCTGCTTATGAATGCGCCTTTAAGGGAGATGGCTGCGCCGGAAAGGTCTGAAAATCCGTCCAAGGCGCCGTGGTATTTTGCAGGGCTGCAGGAATTGCTGGTCTATTTTGACCCATGGATAGCCGGGGTCATGATTCCTGTCATTATTGCAGCCGGTTTGATAATTATCCCCTATATAGATACTAATCCCAACGGCAGAGGGAGCTACACATTCTCCCTCAGGCGGTTTGCTGTTATAAATTTTCTTTTCGGTTTTCTGCTCTGGTGGGGCTTGATATTTATAGGATATTTTTTAAGGGGTCCGAACTGGCAGTTATATCTCCCATGGGAATCGTGGGGGACTGTTAAAGAGACTGAGAATTATCTCTGGAGCCTGAGCCCTGCTATTGGTTTAGT from Nitrospirota bacterium includes:
- a CDS encoding ubiquinol-cytochrome c reductase iron-sulfur subunit; its protein translation is MTEHSLNSNVTRRGFLRIIGWGSFFVTLGILIGGTMRFLFPRVLFERPSTFKAGFPHEFDRKDRADENGVFEVYEKWKDEHSACLVREKNRIYAVHVKCTHLGCTPNWFADDRIFKCPCHGSQFHSNGVNFAGPAPRPLDRFGISIADDGMIVVDKSRVYTSKDFDKRGAYLNV
- a CDS encoding cytochrome b N-terminal domain-containing protein — its product is MIEKFWNKLTGSQLCKSIFRHGYEDTTRNRALQVRSNVFLHLHPVSVPEHAFKIRFTWCMGGITFFLFLVEAFTGVFLMFYYHPIPEFAYHDMKYLEFDIPFGIILRNIHRWAAHLMVFTIILHMLRVFLTGSYKPPREFNWVVGVVLIVLTFLLSFTGYLLPWDQLSYWAITVATNMMGAAPFIGHEGPFSVVNKYNDIRFVVLGSTEIGTNALLRFYVMHIIVLPAAAIIFMAVHFWRIRKDGGISGPL
- a CDS encoding molybdopterin-dependent oxidoreductase, whose product is MGNEKEFSRRDLLKVSAAAAAGACVINGMPVFAAGKFSEAKAVEFAELPPAHAETYDTACRYCHVMCGYKVYIWPKGTGLKPDKAKFYPVEKMRGDWPNPVFTVEAKKNGKDVSIMIVPDNKDVASGSNYSVRGAFNAQSLYSEKLPTRIRLKKPMIRKGGKTSPLAEVSWDEAIGFCAENFRKIINQYGPDAIGAVYGDWGYLQNTHVLLKWLFTGIKSSTLAGNGYLFWGDESWGLADVVGAGTRSFTSEDFIKTKLIFCAGKNLKDTGSSWYYQALSTGGMNKGDIKMILVDPRRIQMAEDAEKSGGLFLQINPGTDAILGASLMHVLVMHDLYDKEFVQKHTTGFDTLKQTVLNSRFAPENAEKITGIPAAKIIAAAEMLAKHKGQTMVLFEKGIMHQVTGYENEVAYSAMGIILGNAGKPGACTSRAGGHPRGTWADPPAPNGASSMRSICEKIDKGEIKSLWAYISNIYIQLPNLSKYKPQIDKMFLVVNEIYPTDTTAAADVVFPAATWGEWNTIQASEDRRLHIQQGFMEAPGDAKPDWWIVAQLAKRMGLSGYDWKNEQEIYDDVRAQTKGSFTSDISEIEWKDLIKSGTNGIQFPYKNRRSISRLYSLETEEVMGRRFKHDDGKAHLEPVKALADFDPYNHPLRDKITNEYPLWMIMHRANEIWNTGYNFYNNGLNVPLTPNLYERLPEQTVSINPKDARAIGVKSGDWVAVNSRNGSMKAVAKVNGLTAPGVVDVMSLYPKTESTPNMVTSEKADPKLAEWDRMVPVNIVKV